The following coding sequences are from one Syngnathus acus chromosome 14, fSynAcu1.2, whole genome shotgun sequence window:
- the fam222ba gene encoding protein FAM222B — MLACLPGPGDLPLQLLPHTQMNTGLQKWDTTQRMRSTPFPTPAELDAYAKKVANNPLTIKIFPNSIKVPQRNHVRRTVNGLDTSGQRYSPYPSSQAKTGLLAIVKVPSVKGILKDFAGGRSRLHPEVIMNHLRSPYQVTSTSTLNPRHSTLPNLPQPQQSLALQAQDAPQTLQMPLAQQQSLRHALPVAQHSQGPPRLQTVSQHPALGHPSAVLLQQQQQQQQHLQQQQQQQQPPPGLQGSRKLPDGDAPPNVTVSTSTIPLPMATGLHQGHQPDLSTIVHQINQFCQARAQGAGSASMCEGQIANPSPISRNLLISACSRVSMHSNPAAAAGGFHPHNCILGPQENSAIPAGAHPLPSVTMNHLPSNHTDLKQQQHPQQHLHPKPNQQLQQANTQQQKMRSWNPQHLTHVPHIPNGCKQPTRDAGFHLTYPVADMCVGHPYMLKPPIERPTPSPPVNHNGMTVAHYPNGHYFQSHIWNSNILPTPNSDSSGSQDLAMPFHGAGPGGCGALECGPPGAPHYRLPASSSTSSAQTNLMQTTDYMGGDFQTPYFRDQNLGLMGKMHRPPMSRVGPELGDGRSALIQHPGYR; from the coding sequence GGGACACCACACAAAGGATGAGATCCACTCCTTTCCCAACCCCTGCAGAATTGGATGCCTATGCTAAGAAAGTTGCCAACAACCCCCTCACCATCAAAATCTTCCCCAACAGCATCAAGGTCCCGCAGCGGAATCACGTCCGGCGTACAGTCAACGGGCTGGACACATCGGGCCAGCGCTACAGTCCTTACCCTTCCTCTCAGGCCAAGACTGGCCTCCTCGCCATCGTCAAGGTGCCCTCGGTCAAGGGCATCCTGAAAGATTTCGCCGGCGGCCGGTCTCGCTTGCACCCTGAAGTCATCATGAACCACCTGAGGAGCCCTTACCAAGTGACTTCGACCAGCACTTTAAACCCCCGCCACTCGACTCTGCCCAACCTCCCCCAACCTCAGCAGAGCTTAGCCCTGCAAGCCCAGGACGCACCTCAGACTCTACAGATGCCACTGGCTCAGCAGCAGAGCCTCAGACACGCTCTCCCCGTGGCCCAGCACTCTCAGGGCCCGCCTAGACTGCAGACTGTCTCCCAGCACCCAGCCCTCGGCCACCCCTCTGCCGTgctcctccagcagcagcagcagcagcagcagcacctccagcagcagcagcagcagcagcagccgccgccCGGCCTGCAGGGGAGCAGAAAGCTGCCAGATGGCGATGCACCACCTAACGTGACCGTCTCTACCTCAACCATTCCACTCCCAATGGCCACGGGGCTGCACCAGGGCCACCAGCCAGACCTGAGCACCATCGTGCACCAGATCAACCAGTTCTGCCAAGCTCGGGCCCAAGGGGCCGGATCGGCCTCCATGTGCGAGGGCCAGATCGCCAACCCCAGCCCCATCAGTCGCAATCTCCTTATCAGCGCTTGCTCCAGGGTGTCCATGCACAGCAACCCGGCCGCCGCCGCGGGCGGCTTCCACCCGCACAACTGCATCCTCGGCCCCCAAGAGAATTCAGCCATCCCGGCGGGAGCCCACCCTTTACCTAGCGTGACCATGAACCACTTGCCTTCCAACCACACCGATCTCAAGCAGCAACAGCACCCTCAGCAGCATCTGCACCCAAAACCCAATCAGCAGTTGCAACAAGCCAACACACAACAACAGAAGATGCGCTCTTGGAATCCGCAGCATTTGACCCACGTGCCCCATATTCCCAACGGTTGCAAGCAGCCCACCAGGGATGCCGGCTTCCACTTGACCTACCCCGTGGCGGACATGTGCGTGGGGCATCCGTACATGCTGAAGCCCCCTATAGAAAGGCCCACCCCCTCTCCGCCCGTCAACCACAACGGCATGACGGTGGCCCACTACCCAAACGGTCACTACTTCCAGTCCCACATTTGGAACAGCAACATCCTCCCCACACCAAACAGTGACAGCTCCGGGTCTCAGGACTTAGCCATGCCATTCCACGGGGCGGGCCCGGGGGGCTGCGGCGCACTGGAATGCGGGCCCCCGGGGGCTCCCCATTACAGGCTACCGGCgagctcctccacctcctctgccCAGACTAATCTGATGCAAACCACAGATTACATGGGTGGGGACTTCCAGACGCCCTACTTCCGCGATCAGAATCTCGGGTTAATGGGCAAGATGCACAGGCCCCCTATGAGCAGGGTGGGGCCGGAGCTCGGGGATGGTCGAAGCGCTCTCATCCAGCATCCAGGGTACAGATAA